From Besnoitia besnoiti strain Bb-Ger1 chromosome X, whole genome shotgun sequence, one genomic window encodes:
- a CDS encoding hypothetical protein (encoded by transcript BESB_017610), whose amino-acid sequence MAPRAPPAISPDVRPQSVNQAVDKERTETAQAFFQNPSSAPAPPSTVPMIRAREEASLAGARPPCADAGLAHALSAWNDASQARRSSLCSNSRHLNSAAASLLSKPSDVASENSGGLATGPFWRVGAERGCVCQEWHREREYARQPEGISPQPFPASVQRAQPLPVACPPVEMGRRADGACRAAHARSPACFEEEPCGRGETGAGRVHAEFVCQLHGSTRPSLPFTDDRAVSAIGVVLNRLAKKGTEDLRLSGAEGVITVFHSSAEPSIGIGDYIERLARFFRCSNECFVLALIYIDRLVRRRAGFTLNKLNVHRLFITALTVASKFFDDIYYSNSFYAKVGGLSLKELNRLEVTFIILLDFRLHVLPHEFFSARTFILPDVPSRPQAVKRPALAHAVAAYQRTAQEAAAGAPISSRGGSKPEEVGDPVAGTRRQLARLYQALEQPSHFGGCSSSARPAEGADGAGAVALLGCGEGRAALAQAAGAVRELCGLAASACGVKFAEREERQSLCLATGEREQHEVKHDCARGRLGEDSAVSRSLAPAVDGLACAGRGSPPSASFGRIQGHAAALVATAAVAAKCELAPQAAANAALEAVSGTAAALALNRCRLAAEQARLNSVQLRGTLEQSPGRGTCASVEPTGAVFLAGSAAFVQVGAGGFPRLRGGSQAAAPSLHPVQCAAGAVHALEWREADVATRERAQRERGGGARDGADAAQAFLTFASQAQRRGGAVEGERVAMEGGGLAAVCDDDDGTTRSSTALYDCPAALRQAEAQGFEAEMTAQPVLYVEAPPSARPLLCERGGEGGLLLASTRARQTACMELEGAADARQETFSAALSAVFARRTPQGRGCPLAGVGEAEEEAPRAFFRGRVESGLSRLQVSLGLAMGVPVASQCAERGTVADANPTHGGGQGAVEADVVGSLGMNKLLPSFLAKDAAGYADGEDVLRQLLWPPPAARHDSGARGGAALPAGHGEAGGGGDYGSDSSGEAASEAKRRLFAVSYAGSLSFSSFFSGRGIPRPRDPSPRESSRGGHVDRKQGRREVRRDLPEMHKSKATCSESRERGPYDSRAESREEERESGAQAARLSFFASHAARRPCVALAGALQDSRPLKALSSSAVAGDNRDGAVASVAGRAAFFASTGGEPLVWEGGLESEDSARGRARTPSGAFAASGFFFVSASQPPAAAPASVSEGERRPLRGEDAAAPCSPPACAAPDSGDAGGPSCAAGVRASRATAAASPCGEPGGRGGDRVRCVLSPSCVATSLSRLGFFPPALASPDACSGSGVAAGGLSDQLRPATPTEKNPVAHEDADESPVFESPPQRLGSGRSVNSTASTVAPPDAQVAFGSAATDGLGCFLALSSRSPESPLNALPGKAAGDEGRGEGGSPSRGAHSSSPSSLRKKRSLCRALPPLPPRPKGEPGWSGGTAWSSDTPTRPARLPARVPAAQAGAWQLSATTCGKRLPLSRSITSSFSRRTAAPAPWSIVQEASGRGATPKRGGQGEGAVSLLFFTVLRGRV is encoded by the exons atggcgccgcgagcccccCCAGCGATCTCTCCCGACGTGAGGCCGCAGTCCGTGAACCAAGCAGTCGACAAGGAAAGGACAGAGACAGCACAGGCATTTTTCCAGAATCCGTCTTCCGCTCCCGCTCCGCCGTCAACTGTCCCGATGattcgcgcgagagaagaggcatCGCTGGCGGGTGCCCGCCCGCCGTGTGCAGACGCTGGACTCGCGCACGCCTTGTCCGCGTGGAACGACGCGAGTCAAGCTAGGAGATCCTCGCTTTGTTCGAACAGTCGGCATTTGAattctgcggcggcgtctctcctctcgaaGCCCAGCGACGTCGCCTCGGAGAACTCAGGAGGCCTCGCGACAGGCCCCTTTTGGCGGGTCGGAGCAGAGCGGGGCTGCGTATGCCAGGAGTGGCACAGGGAGAGGGAGTACGCGAGGCAACCGGAAGGAATCAGCCCTCAGCCGTTTCCCGCCTCagtgcagcgcgcgcagccgcttccCGTGGCCTGTCCCCCCGTCGAGATGGGGCGGAGGGCGGACGGCGCGTGTCGGGCGGCTCACGcccgctcgcctgcgtgctTTGAGGAGGAGCcgtgcgggcgcggagagacaggggCGGGGCGGGTCCACGCGGAGTTCGTGTGTCAGCTGCATGGCTCCACGCGCCCTTCGCTCCCCTTTACAGACGACCGCGCAGTGAGCGCAATCGGCGTGGTTTTGAACCGGCTGGCGAAGAAGGGGACTGAGGATCTGCGTCTGTCTGGGGCGGAGGGCGTGATTACGGTCTTCCACTCTTCGGCGGAGCCGTCGATTGGCATTGGAGACTACatcgagcgcctcgcgcgctttTTTCGGTGCTCCAACGAGTGTTTTGTGCTCGCGCTCATTTACATCGATCGCctggtgcggcggcgcgcgggatTCACTCTGAACAAGCTGAACGTTCACAGACTTTTCATCACCGCGCTCACAGTGGCCTCCAAGTTCTTTGACGACATCTACTACAGCAACAGCTTCTACGCAAAGGTCGGCGGACTCTCCCTGAAGGAACTGAACAGGCTCGAAGTCACGTTCATCATTCTGCTGGATTTCCGCCTGCACGTGCTTCCGCACGAGTTCTTCTCGGCGCGGACCTTTATCCTGCCGGATGTGCCCAGTCGTCCGCAGGCCGTGAAgcgccccgccctcgcgcacgcAGTAGCAGCCTACCAGCGAACCGCGCAAgaggcggctgccggcgccccaatctcctcgcgcggaggctcCAAGCCGGAGGAAGTCGGCGACCCTGTGGCAGGCACCCGCCGccagctcgctcgcctctacCAAGCTCTCGAACAGCCCAGTCACTTCGGCGgctgctccagcagcgcgcggccggcggagggAGCCGACGGTGCGGGTGCCGTGGCTctcctcggctgcggcgaagggcgcgccgcgctggcgcaggccgcgggcgccgtcaGAGAGTTGTGCGGGCTTGCAGCTTCTGCGTGTGGCGTCAAATTCGCGGAAAGAGAAGAGCGGCAGTCGCTGTGTCTGGCGACGggagagcgcgagcagcACGAGGTGAAGCAcgactgcgcgcgcggcagactcGGTGAAGATTCGGCTGTGAGTcggtctctcgcgcctgccgtGGACGGGCTGGCGTGCGCGGGTCGGGgctcccctccctccgcgagCTTCGGGCGGATTCAAGGACACGCAGCCGCACTCGTGGCAACCGCAGCTGTCGCGGCCAAGtgcgagctcgcgccgcaggccgcggcgaacgccgccctcgaggccGTTTCGGggaccgcggccgcgctggcgctcaACCGGTGCCGACTGGCGGCTGAGCAGGCGCGTCTGAACAGCGTGCAGCTGCGAGGGACGCTGGAGCAGTCGCCAGGGCGGGGGACGTGCGCCTCGGTGGAACCGACGGGCGCTGTGTTTCTGGCTGgcagcgcggccttcgtccaagtcggcgctggcgggttcccgcgcctgcgggggggctcgcaggccgccgcgccttcgctgcacCCGGTCCAGTGTGCGGCCGGCGCTGTGCACGCGTTGGAGTGGAGGGAGGCGGACGTGGCGACTCGAGAGCGCGCCCAAAGggagcgcggaggaggcgccagggacggcgccgacgcggcgcaggcgttcCTGACCTTCGCGTCGCAAGCccagcggagggggggggcggtcgagggagagcgagtcgccatggagggcggcggcctcgcagccgtttgcgacgacgacgacggcacCACGCGGAGCTCGACTGCCCTGTACGATTGCCCAGCTGCCttgcggcaggcggaggcgcaaggCTTCGAGGCAGAGATGACTGCCCAACCCGTGTTGTacgtcgaggcgccgccgagtgcgcgccctcttctctgtgaacgagggggggaggggggcctgctgctggcgagtacccgagcgaggcagacagcATGCATGGAGCTGGAAGgtgctgcggacgcgcgacagGAGACGTTCTCGGCTGcgctctccgctgtcttCGCGCGACGCACGCCCCAGGGAAGGGGGTGCCCGCTCGCGGGGGtcggagaggcagaggaggaggcgccgcgcgcattCTTTCGGGGGCGGGTCGAGAGCGGCCTCTCCCGGTTGCAGGTCTCCCTGGGGCTTGCGATGGGCGTGCCCGTTGCCTCGCAGTGTGCGGAGCGAGGCACAGTGGCGGACGCGAATCCGACTCACGGCGGAGGACAAggcgctgtggaggcggACGTGGTGGGCTCGCTGGGAATGAACAAGCTTCTTCCGTCGTTTCTGGCgaaagacgccgcggggTATGCAGACGGGGAAGACGTCCTGAGGCAGCTGTTgtggccgccgcccgcggcgagacACGACAGCGGAGCCCGCGGGGGCGCGGCGTTGCCGGCAGGTCACGGggaggcaggaggaggcggagactaCGGGAGCGACTCGAGTGGCGAGGCTGCAAGtgaagcgaagcgccgcctgtTTGCGGTGTCTTACGCTGGCTcgctctccttttcttccttcttttcaGGGCGAGGCAtcccgcgaccgcgagatCCGTCCCCGCGCGAGTCCTCCAGGGGCGGGCACGTTGACAGGAAACAGGGACGCCGCGAAGTCCGCAGAGACTTGCCTGAGATGCATAAGTCAAAGGCGACCTGCTCCGAGTCGAGGGAGCGCGGCCCGTATgacagccgcgcggagagtcgcgaggaggagagggagtCAGGCGCGCAAGCAGCGCGGCtgtctttcttcgcctcACACGCCGCCAGACGTCCCTgcgtggcgctcgcgggtGCGCTGCAGGACTCCCGCCCCCTGAAGGCCCTCTCGTCCTCAGCAGTGGCTGGCGACAACCGAGACGGCGCAGTCGCCTCGGTAGCAGGCCGTGCGGCCTTTTTTGCCTCAACGGGCGGCGAACCGCTGGTTTGGGAAGGAGGCCTCGAAAGCGAAGACTCTGCGAGAGGACGTGCCAGGACTCCGTCGGGCGCGTTCGCGGCCTCGggtttcttcttcgtctccgcgtcccagccgccggctgcggcgcctgcgtcggtcagcgagggcgagagacggccgctgcgaggagaagacgcagctgcgccctgctcgcctcctgcgtgcgcggcccccgacagcggcgacgcgggtgGACCTtcgtgcgcggcgggcgtccgTGCGAGTCGAGCTACCGCGGCGGCAAGTCCCTGCGGGGAGCCggggggacgcggcggcgaccgcgtgcGTTGCGTGCTGAGCCCGTCCTGCGTCGCGACTTCGCTGTCACGCCTGGGATTCTTTCCTCccgcgctggcgtctccAGATGCGTGCAGCGGCtcaggcgtcgcggcggggGGTCTGTCGGATCAGCTGCGCCCAGCCacgccgacggagaagaaTCCCGTGGCgcacgaagacgcggacgagaGCCCGGTGTTCGAGTCGCCCCCGCAGCGTCTGGGCTCGGGGCGGTCGGTGAACTCGACAGCGAGCACCGTGGCACCGCCCGATGCGCAGGTGGCTTTCGGCAGTGCGGCGACAGACGGCCTCGGATGCTTTttggcgctctcctcgcggtcgcccgaGTCGCCCCTGAACGCGCTGCCTGGCaaggctgccggcgacgaagggcggggcgaggggggcagtccttctcgcggcgctcactcgtcttctccgtcctcgctgaggaagaagaggagcctctgccgcgcgctcccccccctccccccaaGGCCGAAGGGCGAGCCAGGATGGAGCGGCGGGACGGCGTGGAGCTCGGACACCCCcacgcggcctgcgaggctgcctgcgcggGTGCCTGCGGCGCAAGCGGGCGCATGGCAGCTCTCAGCGACGACTTGCGGCAAGCGACTGCCTCTCTCACGCAGCATCacgtcttcgttttctcgcaggacggcggctccggcgccgtggagcatcgtgcaggaggcgagcggccggGGCGC GACTCCGAAGCGCGGAGGCCAGGGGGAGGGAGCTGTTAGCCTGTTGTTTTTCACCGTCCTGCGGGGGAGAGTGTGA